The nucleotide window CTATCCTGAGCGGCCTGTTGtgctacttttttaataaactcatCATGTGTATGGTACAGAGCTCGAATCACCCTCTGACGTAGACCGTATGCTCTGAAAGTGTCAATCTGCAACTTCTCCGGCAGTTTAGGATGCTTTTCGCAATACCTTCTGTATATCCCCCGCCAAAACGATTCACACCTAGTGATGAAGTATGTTGCTCTGTTTATCCCAGCAAAATTACCAATATCATCCGGTTTTATAAACTGTGATATCCAGTACCAAATGATTTCAGGGTAGACATTACCCGGTCTTTCATCAATGTTGTCCTCACATTTTGAGTTGTTCACGGCTTCTTCttgtaaacaatgtttttagTGCCATCTTCATTGATCTCTTCTACAATGTCAAGATCGTTGTCAGCAATCTGATCCCAGGTAACTTCAGTGGTGGACTTCTTTACTCTAGCCACAGGCTTAGGTGCATTAGCACTGTCGTTTATTGTGAAGTCTGGAATTAATCACAATAAGCATATAAAGActagacattgaattaaatgcagtatgaaatatcaaaatatgtcaAGTATGCaccaaaaatgaataaaatttgcacAATCCAACCATTATTTACATTAgagcatttatatttattttcacaataacCAATTGAAATTTTCAtgacaaaatacaattaaataatattttacttaaaaaatgtatcccTTAATAGGGTAATAATTAGGCTAAATATTACTGCATTATATCAACTGGTTGGAAAGTACTTGAAATTGAGTGCCATTTTTGCACAAACCCCTTCAAATAGGATTTAGCCAGTGCCACTTACAACTATTATAGCATACATTAATCTGTAcgatatatttaaatgtcaacAATGACATTTATATCTATGATGCTGGTGTAAAATGAACAGCAACAACTTgtgtatatttataacttaataaacatacaaacattcatttatttgaGCTAATCTTATAAGAACAAAATAGGAAAGATATTTGGTAAGTGTTTTCAAACAGTGCGCCAGGCTGATATTACACATGAATCAACAGCCAAAATTATTGGAGGGAATCTATAACTCTTGTACATAATCTATAAAGTAATATGACGCAATAAgtaatccatttaaaaaaactcCAAATACGATTAGGTTATTATATCTTGTGAGTGGTTAAACTATGTTTAATACATATACGTATAGTATAAACACAAAGTTATAGGTTATTCAGAGAAATATCAGAATCTCGTTTTGCAattggtttataaaaatatatagattatgagTGTCCTCACTTACCTCTTGGTATATTCTTTTTTTGCCCCTTTTTCTTCGGCATTTAATCACTTTTCGGACTATAAAGCCGGAAAAAATTCGATATCCAGTCTGCATTCAAAGTTTTCAACGTTTTACACTTTTTCCAATGTGCATCAGCGTCAAGCTAtcttataaactacaaaatatatagagCACTAAAAGTTTAAATTCAATAAGTCGGGATATTGATTTTCTAattgctgtttttattttttgctatatttatacGATTTCTTTTTCGCCAACAAAATGTAGAAAATGTCaaagtttttattgacaaataCAGTGTGACTGTGTCAAAAGTAAAGTCAGATATTCCCGAACGAATTTCTATTTTCTAACATagcaatcaaatataaatattattataaatacctagaatatccaaaaaaacaagacataatacattttatttattactcctTTTAATCTTTTGAtcttattatttgtattgtccATGTCAAAGTCCatgtcatataatattttttagcgtAACAGTCTTTGTAAATTTCATTCACAGGATTTTAGCGTCATCTATTGACATAAGCTGTAATCGGCGGAACGGCTATCACAGTCAAAGAATAAGTCTAAGGATCTTGTAACTATTCATGGTAAAGTATTACACCTATTCcgcataaaatacaatattataatattattcaattttattttacttagcgCGTGTCAATGCGTGAAGAAGCGGTGTAAATATGTTACATGTTTTAAAAGACCATTAAAGTAACTTCCTTCTACTTATACCTACCTACTGTAAGATTGTATTATCCTTACCACATTGGCCAAAATACACACAATAAGTTGATAGAGTTGGATTAAACTCGATAGAGTGGTGAAATAGCgcatttaagaaataataaacaattaaacattgatttttatatataacatgaATAGTTAGAAAAATCGatgacaattattaaaatatcctgatgaaatgtaaatttagtttaatacctttgtttaattgaatataaaagaaTTACATTGTAGGTGATATGTCCGTGATAATATGAATTTTTCTGAAGctagtaagtaagtatatttatgtaatattttctgtaaaagaCCATAACCACAATATATTCTGTTTATGAAGAGATCTTCGTAAACCCTTCAACATTCATgcacatcaatattttttgaagtagttaaacTTAATCTACAAATACTCTTagattattgaattatataatatcttatcCGAGAATCAAATTGTACGTATTATAACTACGAATAAATTAAGCCTCGTTGAGACTAAACAATTTTCAAGCTACGCACGTGTTATTCTTAAAAGGACATAAAAACGATGCACTGGTTGAATATGCGCAAATATGAGGTAATTTTCGCCCGCGATGACAGAAAATACGCGCCTAGCGTTAACAACAAACGTATTTAGCCTTTaacagatatttaataaaaaatgtaccaTCTTCGAGAAAAAATATCATCAAGGAAATAGTCATAGTTGGCGAGAAAGTTGCTGAAACGATTCTTATATGACATAATTGCATACACGTTTTTAGTTCCCGACTACGTCTAAATAgcataattattgttatcaatAATTGCATCGTCTAAATGAGGCTATGATATAATTTAAGTCTGTCCgcaaatgcattttattcaataatctattttaatatataaatctaaaacCTTGTTTGAATGCGTTAATTTCCTATAAGCTACATTTACTTTAGGAAAATAATTACCCCAGAAAAACTTTATCGCGTGGGTGAAGCCGCAGCCAAGagctagttgtaaataaaataaaatgtatgtttgattATAATGATGCCCTAGAAGTACAAGTTACCTATTTGCATGTCTCTGAAATATACGACTATTTATTCTTTGATGTGAGTGACGTTCCATTCCAAGATGGCAGACATGCCGCTTGAGCCATGATAGTATGGAATCGTAGGAGTGCGATTTTTAGGTGTGTCTTTCTAAATATCGAAATAGAATGTCTCCCGAATTCTTGACTAAAGTCTTATACGAATGTTGTTACGATGTGAAACTGCTTCCGCGCGTTACGTGCGTTAGATTTAGGTAACGTTTGTGCCGGAACATATGTAATAATCAGTGATCGAAATTGTATTTTCGGGTGCGTCGTGTACGATAAGTATTCTGGtttgatgttaaattaaaatgtggaATATGATGTGCGACGTGATGCCCACGATATCCGAGGACAGTATCAGCCAGCGGAGTTCGCAGCTATCCGGCGAGGATGCGAACTTCGAACAGCTAAGGGTGTCTATGCTGGACGAGAGGGACAAGCTGGTGGAGAGCCTGCGGGAGACGCAGGAGCGGCTCGGCGACTCGGAGCTGCGGCTCAAGGAGGTGGAGAAGGAGCGCGACTCGCTGCAGAGACAGATCGCCGCCAACCTGCCCCAGGTCAGTGCCCACTACCCACTACTGCAAAGCTCACCCTGTCCTTAGTTTTAGCTTGTCGCGACTAGCGTTTGTAAACTGCGAGTCTTATTAAATAAGACAATGCATCCTTCTTCCTGTGTGTACATATGTGTATATGTACTAATTAGgatgcatattatattttaaagttatgtaaaaattatatagtaaATTTACGAAACTAAAACATAGATATAGTATTCCCTATGAAAATACGAAATTCTCCTGAAAAGTTATTtgatttgacaaatattttaattggctCTCTACTGTATAAAGtgttgatttattatttgattagcATTTAGAAGTAGCTATTACATtgtagattatatttattagacaaTACATATTTGGAGCTTTAAATGCTTATTTTAGacttaatgaatattaatttatgtttgtacttatgaataatttgggCTAAAACTGATGTAAAGATATATAGgtgtatatttatgaatataaaatttgaaatgacactaaaaaaactttaaataagccatttttatatgtttttttgtaaattatattttaatttttcatgtttGTATGAATAAAATCAGTAATTGGTTAATAATGGTTTTGCCTATGTTGTTCATATATGTATGgcaatttattgatataaaattaatgtttttttcttagAATCTATCTTCAATATCGATCTGGTATCtgtaactataaattatatcttttgtttcttattttacaaCTCATATATagaatatcaaaaatatgaattctttacatttattcaataattaatagtatACATTTATCAGAAAAATagccaaaataatttaaatatattcaaacaatGTCATAACTCATAAACCATTCATTGTCTCTGAATTGACAGAACTAACTAACATGATATTACtgtaacataattttgtttatatttacataacacaAAATGGTTCATTTAGATTAAGTAATATTGTACACAGAATTACTACATCCATTGTTGTAACCTATTCTGGTGGATTGTACTGAGAAATGATCAAAGGATCCATTGACAGTATTTGTGTGGTGTGGACCACACAATGTGTTTGTCATGCATCGTCTCACATTATTGGGCAATATTGATTGCAAACCATATGCTGGGTGGGATATGTTTGATATTCGTTTTACCACATATTTCCATTTCAAATGAATCAACTCAACAAGAAAGTGTTTTAGctcaatattaattgttttcgtttatatttattggttttatttggAGGGCCAGACAACattcatgaatataaaaaattattattcttgtaGGCTCAGATACACTTTTTTAACATCTAATTAGATTCGGTAGAAATACAAACTTAGTCAAATCtgctagtatattttattaaaaactgaagAATTTTCCTATAACAATTTCACACTAAtctcattaaaacaaataatcttAACTGCTATTAGAGATGagataaaatttgaatatatttttaaaccagtCTTGGTAATTACAATTGTAATGCTAGACGGTAATATTAAATGACTGGGTCAAGGGAACCATTGCAAATAATGCTCAGCCAATGGAACGCAATGgcgaaacatatttaatattgcttgattactacaagtatttggtacataattgtaaaaatgtgttagaatatgttttaatttttaagcatGTTGTATGACCTTCAGTGTTGGtttatcttttgtttttaactGGTGGAATGCTAGTTTGTGTTTAAACAATGTAAAggtagataaataaaatcattgtttgtcaggtttagtttaaaatatttttttattctttcagttaaatataatttttttagatattcatgtttatattgtaataatttgctgaatatgtaaattaatttttgtatactacgatacacaatattataatgaatagtactgatatcaattaattacataaaacattatattatcaataGATAACTCGATCACATGACTCAGTCTAGAGCATTCAAATTGGACCATTTACTTGGATATGGGCTATTTAGGTCACAATACGGGGTAATGTGTTGTTCCTGCTGCATTAACTGAAATGGTAtcaatttatatgaaacataatatattctacagCAGAAAATTATCTAGAAAGAGTGTACACATAACAAGTAGTGCTTTAGAAAATTATTCACctaaaaatgaaattgttaCTCATATTTTGATCATATCCaggcatatattatattaattatatcgaagcagcttaaaaattattaaaacttaaaatttatcTCATCAATTttctagttataatattttttatggcaaCATTTCATGATGAAATTTTtactttcttataataaaatatctactttCATTCTCTAGCtcctatttatataattctatcATAGTCTATTAAGTGTACtgtaaatattatgacaataagcataatatgtatgttataagtaacaaatattgtGAACTTCGtgcggtatttaaaaaaaattcaagaaatTCCCCTTACcacatttttaatcagttttataattatttactgttttaacGTGCTATCTTTGCTGAATCCAACAGTTTAAGagttaaacaaacaaaagagataataaaatgtttgtaggtAAGGAATATTGCTTGTATAATTAAAGCTTTACTCTCAAGCTCTGTAGTACATTTTAcagtataatatcataataaccACAGATTTTAACCTCTAAAACAAACTGAAAACCCAAGTGTAAGTTTTAATTAGCAAGCAAAAAAATTTTGTAAGCATAGTCATTTTTACACTTTTAAGGTTTTAAGTGTTTTCCACAAAAGCCTTTTGCCTTATTACAAGTTTTTAAAGATTATACAAAGAATATTAGCTGTATGTTTAT belongs to Manduca sexta isolate Smith_Timp_Sample1 unplaced genomic scaffold, JHU_Msex_v1.0 HiC_scaffold_550, whole genome shotgun sequence and includes:
- the LOC119193448 gene encoding liprin-alpha-2-like; this translates as MWNMMCDVMPTISEDSISQRSSQLSGEDANFEQLRVSMLDERDKLVESLRETQERLGDSELRLKEVEKERDSLQRQIAANLPQVSAHYPLLQSSPCP